The genomic segment AAGGGGTCAAAGTCAGTATTAGAAATATTATACTTTATTGAATTCTAGAACAGCTAATCAATCCTCCCATGTTGACAAACGACAGTAAGACTGGAAAAAACATATGAAGGTTAAAGTAGGAGTCtacaccactgtggaaaatgttGTAACAGCTTTCACTGTTCTGGTGAGGCTGTTATAATACCTTAAAATATACAGTAATGATCCAGCACTCTTGTTCAGAACAACAAGAAGTGATGTGACTTGGGATTCTGCAGTGAATTTATTCACACTCATTGTGCCCTCCGTTTGAGTAGCAGTTCTGGCTTCCAGAGATCTCTTCCCACCCTCTAATGCCTGAATATGAAATACAGCAGGAGGATAGAGAAGGCTGGAATGAGGAGTGGGGCGGGCATAAGCCACACTATGCAGCCCACTCTAATGAATTTTGCTCAGTTACAGTGTAAGAAGGAGGTTCTGTTCCTTTTGGGTGGCTTGCTCCTTTGTCCTTTCAGCTAAATTCTTTCTATAGATTCGTCCCAGATAAGAAAAACACTAGGTTTCTGGATAATAAGCATTTTTTCTATCTGtcaaaaaaaatgtagaagtggATGAAGATTTTTGCCTCAAAATGAAATCACTGCAGTCCATTCCAGACCAGCCCTATAGTAAGTAGAGAACAGTCTGCAGAGCCAATGACAGAAGCCTTCCCAGAGTCCCTGAGGACACTTCAAAGCTTGTAAAGGAACTTTGACCTTAACAAAAAACTACATTTGATCatggaaataatatatttctcCACTGATATACAATACTTATGTAATGCACTGAAAAAGATGGGTTTTTGTAGTAAGAGCCCAATTTGTACCAAAACATTTTTGGATCACCTCTTCCCATTGTCTTTGTTTCACTCTGGGACCCTCCACCACTATGATATATTGATGATGAAACAGTGTCACAAACCACAACGGAGCCAGCTGCATGCAGTTCAGCCCCGCTTGACCCTTCCTCTCCTCTGATGCAGACTCTGTTACAATTCTGAACCAGCTGCAAAGAGTGCAGACgcaaaaaactaaaacaagtaTCTCCCTGTGATTAGAATATTTTAACGTCTTCAGAAACTTTCCAGATGTACCTTTGatggagccccccaccccccactagGACCCACAGAGAGACAGCCTTTGCTCCTGTGAGTCCTGCCAGAACTTGTTTAATGAGTGCTGAGAGTTTTGGTTTTCCACctcattcttcctcttcctcctcctcctcctcctcttcatcatcatcttcatcatggCAATGCGTAATTTCTTGGGGGGCCAGTGGGAAGAGGTTGGGGGGTTTAATCTCACTAATCGACCGTGTCAACTGATGCCGCTTGTAGTCGGTATCTTTGAAATCCACGGACGTGCGGTTCCTGGTGGCGAGGGGGGACTCCATTTCATTGATATCTACATGTGTGTGTTCCACCGTTGACTCATGAGGCATCTACGACAAAGTCAGAGGTGTTCAGAAAGCAGGTGGAACAAAACGGCTGTTTCAGAGATCCTAACCCTTTTGCTTTGTTAGATGGCTGTACAGAAGCACCTCTAATGGACCAGAGGCCAAGGCAAGTCAGGTACTGAAGTATCTTGTAGGAACATCCTAATCCTATCTTCTTCTCTCCTAAACCCTCAAAACTGTGCCCAAGTCATATGCTACAGCCTGAAACTAGATAAGATGGGAGAGAAGAGGTGATTATTTCCTATTTCACAGCAAAACAGAAAAGCCTGGAAACATAAATCAGTattagaatatagaaataaagaaCTATATTTCTCTTGTAGCACTAAAAATAGAGGAATGGCTTCACCAGTCAAATCACTTTTAAAGTGAGTAAACTTATACTCTGCAACATTCTATTTTGATAGCTTTCACATTTGTAACCTGGCCGTGGGCTTTGCATGGTAGAAGGATGTGGTCTAGACTTTGCTGTGCCATGCCAGGGAGCTAGTTGGAGAGCTTGGTCTTAAGAGTGTATCTCAACTGTAAATAGGAACTTCAGGCTGTATTAACTCACCAAAACGTGGGCAGCTCTGAAGAGGTAGCTGAATGGGTAATACAGCAAATTGATGAAAGATGCTGCATAGAGATCGGCATACCGCATCACCTGGCTGGCAAAGAGGGTCTGCCGGGAGCCACTGCGAAACAGGCTTCCCATCATCCCGTAGCACATGTCCATGTCGTGAGTTACTTTCTAAAACAAAggacaaaactgaggctcagctcaCTGACAAATATTTTCTGGACACTGGCTACATGCCATTCCCTgtataaaatcagaaatacaaaaaaatcacttaaagtgtattttccaagttttctccCAAATTCCAACTAGATACCTTAATCCGTCTCTGGATGGAGCTAATGTCTGGGCGCTCATTGCTGCTGCTGTCAAGGTGCCTGGAGacaagaaaaatcagtgaaaatcTCGAGAAAGGATATCTTACATCTAGGCAGCGCCTGAGGAAGTGGGTGGTTTTCAGGGAAGAAGTTTTTATAATCAGGAAACTTACTTGTAGAGTTCAGCCAAGAAAATATCCAAGCTTTGAAGCTCTTCGAAAAGTGCTAAAgtttgaaaggaaaggaaagtgttTTAAGTAAATTAGAAGGCATCTAGTTTTTAACTGCTgctaaaactaaattaaaaggtTGTAGTAATGACTAAAAAGTAAAGCTGTAGCTGAGTATATAAAATGACTTCCTTTCCCTGCCTTTAGGAGAACCTGCTGACATGCTGCTTGGAATCTGGCAGCAGATGCCAGAATTTCCTCTTTAACTACCTTTCCTCCTACTTAAAACCACCGACCACATACGACTTTCCCAACTGGATGCTGATTCTGAGCTTACAAAGTGCCAGTTCATTTCCCATCTCAGGTTTGTCAGCAAAGCAAGTGTTAACACTTCTGTTTTTAGGTAAAAGAATGAGTCACGAGTCCAGAAAATAGAACCAAATCAACTagatttctaaaatttcataGGTAGGAAGTTGAAAATGCAGCTGAGAGGCTAGCCAGAAAAATCCCACCATGAAGTACAAGCAACAGCAACAGCCATATCTATTGCATGCTTTCTATATTTTCCAGCCCTTCTCAACCTGGGTTCCCCAAAGAGAATTAAGCTGTGAGGTATCCACTGTATGTAACATTTTATCTACTATCTTTGGGAGAACTGACAGTCAAATAATTTTCTCTGTTCTGTGGTTTAGAAGAGGAGCCTTGGTTGAGAAAGGCTGTCACTTTTATCTTTATACACACGTGGCCTTGGTTAAGTCTCAGCAGCCTCATTTTCACATCTGAGGATCTAAGGTGCAGGGTGTCTCAGTAACTTGCCTAAGAGCATGAAGATATTAGGTGGTGGAGCCAGGGGAACCACCTGAGGCAGGCTGAGTTTCCAGAGGCAGGATCTTCCACCACACTGTGAGTGCTGCTAGCCAGGGCTGGCTGGAGAACTGGTACGTATGTCAAACATCTTTACACAGCTAGAGTTACAGCCCAGTTCAGTGCACGCAGTATAACTGAGCTCAGAGAATGCTTCTTTCTCTACTGctcagaagaagaaattaaaaacaccaaGTAATAAACACTCAGAACCACCAATGCCCAGAATCAGCCAGGAGCTGGTAGCAGAGACTGGAACTAGCAGGCATGGGTGGACGAATAAGAGGCTATAAAGGAAAGCAGAACTCATGGTTTAGGTGCTACTGTAACATAACTCAGAACAGAAACACCCTCTACTTAACTTTGAAGGGACAGATTCAAGAAGGCTAAGCAACCTCTCAAAATTCGGCATTTCTATGAAATATCTGGTTATATGAGGAGGAGGTGTCCAAATACAGGGGTCCATCTTTTTACTCCCTCTGACCCCCTGCATTTAAAGTACTGGTCATCAAAGCAGACTGACTGATAGCTAGCTATTCAGATATAAACTAGTTATGTCAAAGATTTATAAAGAGTAATGGTTCCTTACAACTCTTATCAGTCCACACATGCAGCTCCTGTGCAAGTTCAGGAATCACCAAGAAAGTTCTCCAGCCTTGCcgtttctttgattttaaaatgtcccCAAAAATGTGATCTCCAATATACAAAATGTCTTTGCCCTTGGCTCCCAACAGATCACAGATGGTATCAGAAGAACCTGAAACAATGGAataaacaatgagaaaacaaaaatgtctccatCTTAAAAACCAGCATTCCAAGCACCATAACCATTAAGCACTGCGCAGATTCTTTTAATTATGTGAGGAGCAGATTAGAAAAAGGGCTCACCTTCTTAAAGACAAAGACTCACCACTGTATTTTTTCATTATCCTTTTTATTGCCTCTAAGACAAGGCCTTTAGCTTCACTGCGCTGACCAGAGCTCTTGATCACCAAATCCAGGAGCAACAAAACTACATGTCTCAGCTTTAGGGAATATAATCCTCCAAAGTACCACCACCATTCTCATCACAGATCTGCCATTAAGCTGGCTTTGTTCGAATGTTTCTCATTCCAACAAAATACGCATCTGTGTCCACAGGGGCTCCTAAAAATCCCTTAAAGACACTTTGGGAATCACCCCCACATGATTCTAGACACtgagaaaatgtttcaaatagGTAAAaggaggatgggaaaaaaaagcaaaacaaaaccaaaaacctgatCCTTTCAGTGAAAATCCAAGATTCATTAGCAGATACTAAGATCTTAAACCCATTCTCCCTGACTCGTATTAGCAAGTGACTGACGTGTTTACCTTCAGTAGATGATATCTTTAGAATACTCAAGGGTATATGAGGTGCTGTCCCAGGAGGACACCAAAGCTTTCGAGGTGAGGTCTGAGCCAAGACTTACACTAAAATAAAGGGTAGTATGGGACTCACCCCCTGAGTAGACGATGCCATGCTGTAAGGGGCCCGTGTAAGTACCAATTTTCAGCTTGCCAGTTTTCTGTGAAAAGAGAATATGAACTTTGTAATGCTTTATTATTCTATCACCATCTCCACCAAGATGCTACTTGGCTAGACAGCCAAATGAATGTTACTTTTGAACTTTATTCATTTGAATTATTCAGCTATCTTAAGACCAAAACTCTTAGATGAATTTCAAAGAGCGAtggcaaataaattaaaaatacctatttcCTTAGGGAGAGTAGGAGTGGGGAAAGGAGAAATATGAAGGATAATGTGCTCACAGACAGACCATCCTCTCTCAACTTACAGTATCCACCTGACGCAGTACTGTGCCTTCTCCAAAAAAGAGTGGTTTCCGCGCATCCACCAAGATCAGGTCAAAGTAGGACTGCCATGGTCGATGGGAGCTGCCAGGCTGATAAGGGAGAAACAGCAAAAGCCAACACATCACTCCTAACTTTAGGGCACTCGTATTTAATCTCACTCAGATGAAAGGAATGTAGAAATACTAAGTGTAACCAGAAAACCACACTTATTAAAAACATAGTGTAGCTAATTATAAGCCACATCCTTTTGGAAGCAGGCAAAGTGAAAATATAATGACTCTAACAAtctattttaaatcatttcaccCTACTAATTTACTTCAAGCAATTTAACATATCAAAGAAGGTGTGTTCATACTCTAAAATGGGCTGTAAGAGGCTCACAGGGACTAAGGAGAGACGTAAGACATATAAAGAAACATTAGGAAATAGGCAGATTAGCATAGAACTGCAGTACACAACTAACATGGAACCCAAATTTCCTGGGTTATGTTCTCAGAATGATGGCTCCAGGTACACATTGGCCTTTGGCTTATACTGCAGGCTAATCACAGCACTAATGTAGAAGGTACGCCCATTAACATTATTTCCATCCTCAACTGGAACCACAGCATTAACCTTTTAAGGTCAAGCTGAAGAGCACTGCATACTGTCCTTTTGAGTGATATCAACATGAGTTATTTACtgatgtatatttatttaaagaggCCTAGTGACTAAACTGCAATGTGTATTCCTTAGATCTAGGTAAAATAGTGCAGGAATGATACTACCTGCTAAGCATCAAGGTTAGCTGTTCTCTTGGCATAAAACGCAGCAATAAGAGCAGAATCTAGAAGTTGTCAAGATTATACACATTTTCTCCTTCTCAGATTATCTTCCTCAACCTGAAAATTCCTTTCACTGCCACACAAATTTAATAATTCTGTACAGAACTTCTTGGGCATAAAGTTATTCTGATCCTACCCTATTAAATACCACAGGAATCTCTTATTTCTATCTACCAAGTTTTCAAATTGCTAGCAACTTTAGCCTAACTTCTGTGTTACTGCTAATCATATTAATGAAGATTTCTACATGGCTCCTGATCAATTCCTTACCCTCAATATTTCAGGATGATTAAACAGATTATTACTAAAGCAACAGTCTATTAAGTTACATAGAGTACCTTGGGGCCATGTGGGAAATCAAACAGGTAAGTCAtaattttctggaaagaaaaaaaattcaacataaggTCCATATACTACTTCTGTAAGAGATATTTGACAcctaaaaaaatcacacacaaactTTTTATAAAACATGTCTTTTTCAGTATAGGATTCATCACATTCTTGTTACCTCTAAAGTTTATGAGATAGTAGTGTAAACCAAAAATTAATGCTTGATCTTAACAAACAAAAGCAAGCTTCTGACATTCTCAGTAGAACATTGGCTTCTTCTAGGAGATAATTTTGTACAGATTCACCTATATCCAATTTTCCTAGTAGACTGGAACATATATTTGGAGGTAAGGGGTATGTGAGATACGGGTGTAGGAAAAACTAATAACTCACATGGAAATGACACACCCTGGCCTTCCTACTGCTTGTTCCAACTTGCTTACTCTGAATTATCACATCTCTAAATCAACATTTTACATAACAAGGATTAGGGAACGCTGAGTTTCTTGCTAGTACTATGAACTTGTAACTGCCTTAGCAAAAGTATATGAGGTTAAGGAGTTAAATCGACTTTTCTGTAGGCTTTAATCAttgcaaaaattttttataatgatttttattttttccattatagatggtttacaaatttttttttttaagttatcagGTATTAAATTTGATGGCTCAGAGTCAAGACATCTTTGCACCATCTATTACTGTCTGGCTCCCAAAAGCAGGGAGGGTATGAACATACACATGTGCAATAAAGGGTGTGATTTCTCAAGTTTTAGAAATGACAAAGAAGACATTTTAATCAGCATGAATGTTTTAAACACCCCCAAAATGAAAACCTTCAAGTAGCCAATTGTAATCAGGGAAAATagtcaaaagaaatatttagaaaaatttgagaaccactctGATGCATGccgtatttttgcttttttcatttctgctttcaaaatgaaatggcaaaaaattacTCTACTTAAAAACtatctttctcattattttaacaGTTCTTCAgtccaaaataatttctttgtataaataaacaaacatgaatATTTAGCACTTACATCTGTATATTTATAGTCACTGTTGGTGGCAAGAAATACTTTCCCTACTTCCTTCATCCGGCTCAGAAGCAACGGCAGTTTTCCCTGGAATGTAATTATGATGATaagcaaaacattaaaatgcACAGATCTTCCTCCACTTATGATGGGGTTATGTCCTGATAATGCACCGAACATGAcagcctagcctaccttaaatgtgCCAAGAACATACATTAGTCGACAGGTgagcaaaatcatctaacacaaagtattttaaaataaagtggagtcggagttcccgttgtggctcagtggttaacgaatctgactaggaaccatgaggtttcgggttcgatccctggcctcgctcagtgggtttaggatccagtgttgctatgagctgtggtgtggtctggcggctgcagctccgattggacccctagcctgggaacctccatatgctgtgagagtggccctagaaaaggcaaaaagacaaaaaataagtaaataaataagtaaattaattaattaattaataaaataaagtggagttcccattgtggtgcagtggttaatgaatctgactaggaactatgaggttgcaggttcaatccctggccttgctcagtgggttaaggatctggcgttgctgtgagctgtggtgtaggttgcagatgcggctcggatcccacattgctacagctcctattagacccctagtctgggaacctccctatgccgtgggagcggccctagaaaaggcaaaaagacaaaaataaataaataagtaaataaagtgttGACTATCTCATATAATTTATGGAATACTGCAAGTGAAAAGAGGAATGGCTAGATAAGTTGCTGACCCCTGAGATGGCGTGGCTGACCGGAAGCTATAGCTCAGTGCTGTGGCCCAGCATCATGAGAGTACTGCAGGGCATATCAACAGCCTGGAAAAGGATCAAAATTCAGTTTATCTGGCATACAGTTTTTACTGAATGTGTATCACTTTCACaccattttaaaggcaaaaactCTTAAGTCTGGGACTATCAGTATATATTAAGTCCAGAAGTCAAATACTGGACTTTTGTCCAATGAAATAGGAAGAGGGAATGCCTTTTACAGGGTgggtggttggttggttggttttataattttgcctttaGAAGACCATTATCATTACGTGGgaattatgtattatatacatagtatatacatGGACTGAATAGATTTCTATATGAAATATAGAAATGCTTATATGCTTATTAAAAACATGTCTCTAAATTCCTCATTATATCCACCTCAGGAAAGAGTTTAAATTACCTTGTAATCTCTTAAAGTAAGTGAATTAAGTGTGTCAGCGATCAGTAGAAGCTGATTTTAAACATCAGCTAAGTATTCTAGATGAAGAGTATCAGATACGGCTTCACTGTGTGTACTTTCATTTTATGAAATACCTTGAGAATGACATGATGTGTATAGGATGCAACCTACAAATGCCCAGACCCACCTGCAGACGTATGAGGAAATTCTAACTCCTGATGTGACCAGAAAGAACAATAGCCTTTCCTTCTCTCACAGTAAATAGATTCCTTCACTCAAATCCTCCGGGACCTCTCCTGAACCCctcaatgttccttttttttttttttttttggctgtgcctgtagcatgtggcagttcacaggccagagattgaacctatgccacagcagtgacctgagacactgcagtgacaatgccaaatcctaactGACTGAGGCACATGGGACCTCCCTGAAATCAAATAATCTTTACAAAGTACTTTGGGAAAATACGGCATTCTGCTACTTTTACTcggtaagaaaagaaagaagtatctGATCTCAGTGCTATACATATGTCTGTGTGTAcattctattttgaaataatttccaacttacagaaaagttatgAAAATAATACAGAGGGTTCCCATACATTCTTCATCCAACTTCCCttaacattaacattttaatcCCAGTATAATAATCAAAGTTAAGAAATTAATGCTGGCACAATGCTCTTAACTAAATTACAAATACTAAAAAATTCTATtaggaagttcccgctgtggcacagcggaaacaaatccaactagtaaccatgaggttgtatgttcgatccctggccttgctcagtgggttaaggacctggcattgctgtgagctgtggtgtaggttgcagacatggctcggatcccccgttggtgtggctgtggcctagaccagtggctacagctcctatttgacccctagcctgggaacttccatatgccacaggaaaaaataaaataaataaataaaacttgtatTAGATTTTCCACTAATGTCGTTTGAAACTTTCCTCCTTATTCCCTGTTGATAGgttaaagaaaatttcaataaCTGTCACACATAGGTACATTTTTGAGATGATGTAACACTGTGGTTATGATCCAGTTACATTTAGGTGTGACTCCTGGTTTTACTACTTACTAACTGTATGAACTTGggcaatttatttaatcctcctaGTCCCCAGTTTCTTCAACTATAAAGCAGAGGGAACAATATCAATTCAGGGTTATATGGAAGATTAAATGGGATAATGCATGTAATCACTTAGCTCAGTGAAGTGCCTACAGTAATGGCTCTAGCTGCTATTATTATAATCAGAGCTAAAAGGACAAATGAAATGCTGGGTCTTGCCtatcaaaaacaggaaaaactggagttcccatcgtggctcagtggttgacgaatccgactaggaaccatgaagttgagggtttgatccctggcctcactcagtgggttaaggatccagtgttgccctgagctgtggtgtaggttgcagatgaggctcggatcccgcgttgctgtggctctagcgtaggctggaggctacagctccaattagacccctagcctgaaacctccatatgctgtaggtgtggtgcttgaaaagactaaaaaaaaaaaaaaaaaaacaggaaaaactaaGACCCACACTCCAGCTGAAAACTCTAGGTGATTATACTTAGTATGTTTTAAACTGCCAAGACAGAGAAATATCTGCCCTTGTCCACTGCATTATAAATAGGGTTGTTATTAATTTCCCTAATAGGTAAAGTTATCATGCAgctctatttttccctttattactTACATCTTTGACTACATACTTCTCAAGGTTTTCAACTGTCTTTTCCTTAAGGGAGccctagaggaagaaaaaaaggaaataagaacaaaatcaaCTTTTAAGTCCATTAGAAAAATCATGTCTACTATAAGTCTAGTAATTTCAAGATGGAGAAGTAGACAAACTAAAGAAAGCCAGGATAAAGTGGCAGATGTGATTTGATGCAACTCGGCctcaaaaaatgtgtttaaaatataaaacgatttttatttttaaactagaaatcaaaaggTATTTCATATTCTATTCAGTATAgtttataataaatgtaaacataatATTCATTAGTTAATGTTATCGGCCAAGTCGGAGGTATTcggaaaaaacaaatgaaccatAAGCCATCATCAAAGGATATGGTTAGTATAATCCTAACACTAAAATCTCTTCTATTAAGTTTGGgaaatgcaaagtgaaataagatCTAGAAGCCAGGCACCACCCCTGAGGAAAGAACAGCATTACCTCTGTAAGCAGGACAGCCAAAGATAAGGACAAATGTATTCTAGAGAGTTATCCCTAGGGGGTAATCCCCCATCCCCTCTTTTTTTAACAGACAAAAAATTATGCTCTATCTGCACTTGGAAAGTTAATGTCAGATCATAAAAAACACATGCCAGACAGTAAACAGGTGAAGAAGCAGCTCCTAGGTACCTTGTAATGAACCCAGTCAACCGCATCTCTTACATCCTGGAACATACTCCGGTAAGACATGAAGAGGTCCCCATCTTTAAATCCTGTTTCACAGCTACAGAAGGATGCAAAGAACATGACAGGGAATCCAAAAGAGGgtaaataaagtgaatatcaaACACTGCCCAGGGGACCCAAAGGTTCCACTGCCACAAGATAAAGGATGTTTGgctaatttggaaaataattaccCCCTAATGAAAATCCATTTTGACCACCAGAGATGACTATAGGGTTCAACGGAATACAATAACTCTGAACAGATAAAAAACGGTAGAAGAATATACTGAATGGAAGTGAAAAGGCCAGTTCCAAAATTATCCAGTTCTTTTATCCAACACTTTTAAGAAACAAGTTTCcatcaaagaaacattttaaatgggtaaTTTAGGTTCTCTCCACCCTGACTTTTCCGTCATTGTCTCTAGGTTCAAAGGTAttgcctattttctctttatctaagTGACTTAGTGCTCCACTAAATTTAGTGCCTTGAAGTAGATAAGGCCTAAAGAGGATAAGAAGTTAGCAACTCTAGTACATATGGCTGAACTTACAATTCCTCCTAGAAAGGAAATAACAACTTGTTCAAGACTTAAGCAAAATTCTACTTCAGGGAGGATAAACATTATTTATTCCTCAATCAAATTTTGCTGGGCCTGGGAATGAAACTAAATTACCATCCCTGAATGGCTCCTGGGTAGCTGCTGTGAAATGAGTCGGGGGGTTTTAGTGCAATTCTGCTTGGACAGATAATCATCACACAAACCTCCCACTCAGTTGTCACAATTAGCACCTCTGCTGGCCGTCTTCATTCCCAGGAGAAGCCAATCAGAAGTGGTCCCTTCCAAACATGGCTGCAGCACACTGGCAAGGAGGGGGCCGAGTGGGAGGTGAGAGCCTGCATGGAGCTGCTGGTGCTGTCCCATCTCTCAGGCTGGCAATGTGGCATCTCTCACTAGCACTAAATTCActtcagaaaagcagaaaagaccTACAATGGCCAGTTCTCTAAAACCCtgtacattaattaaaaaaaaatcaattggaaaaagaaaattatactatATACATACCTGGTATATCTGGGACAATTAGTAAAAAAATCTACTAGGCAGGCCAACAGGTAGGTCTCTGAAAAATGAAGAATAGATATTCATAAGCTATAAGTGAGATAATTAAAACTTGTTTCATTATCTCCCCTTGAGCAAAGACCAACAAATTGATTgtggaaagaaggaaacatatcAGTATAGAAGCACAGACGGAGTCTACCTGGTAGGTTGAATAGTGTGTTCAGAATGTAAAATCTTTCAGTGTCATCTCGTTGGATAAATTTATTTGGATACTGCTCTCTAGTTTCtggtctgaaagaaaaaaaatttaaattaactgACATTCAAACATAgcacaatagggagttcctgtcgtggaaccatgaggttgtgggttcaatccctggccttgctcagtggattgaggatctgacgttgctgtgagctgtggtgtacttcgcagacgcagcccagatcccgagttgctgtggctctggtgaaggacaacggctacagctccgattagacccctagcctgggaacctccatatgcttcgggagtggctctagaaaaggcaaaa from the Phacochoerus africanus isolate WHEZ1 chromosome 15, ROS_Pafr_v1, whole genome shotgun sequence genome contains:
- the NT5C2 gene encoding cytosolic purine 5'-nucleotidase isoform X4, with the protein product MRVFVNRSLAMEKIKCFGFDMDYTLAVYKSPEYESLGFELTVERLVSIGYPQELLSFAYDSTFPTRGLVFDTLYGNLLKVDAYGNLLVCAHGFNFIRGSQVAAQKRPETREQYPNKFIQRDDTERFYILNTLFNLPETYLLACLVDFFTNCPRYTSCETGFKDGDLFMSYRSMFQDVRDAVDWVHYKGSLKEKTVENLEKYVVKDGKLPLLLSRMKEVGKVFLATNSDYKYTDKIMTYLFDFPHGPKPGSSHRPWQSYFDLILVDARKPLFFGEGTVLRQVDTKTGKLKIGTYTGPLQHGIVYSGGSSDTICDLLGAKGKDILYIGDHIFGDILKSKKRQGWRTFLVIPELAQELHVWTDKSSLFEELQSLDIFLAELYKHLDSSSNERPDISSIQRRIKKVTHDMDMCYGMMGSLFRSGSRQTLFASQVMRYADLYAASFINLLYYPFSYLFRAAHVLMPHESTVEHTHVDINEMESPLATRNRTSVDFKDTDYKRHQLTRSISEIKPPNLFPLAPQEITHCHDEDDDEEEEEEEEEEE